Proteins from one Mastacembelus armatus chromosome 16, fMasArm1.2, whole genome shotgun sequence genomic window:
- the LOC113136311 gene encoding transmembrane protein 238-like: MAAKHDGMSHCKLALAFAVLMDLLAAVSLLVGVFAPLEIKGQDFGDLLVYTGALFVLLSLAGWVIWYSGNIEGLTSKKELGGGVGDAVDRLARSLSRRIRLARTQSSPT, translated from the coding sequence ATGGCAGCCAAGCATGATGGTATGTCCCACTGTAAGCTGGCCCTGGCGTTTGCTGTGCTGATGGACCTGTTGGCTGCAGTGTCCTTGCTGGTGGGGGTCTTTGCTCCACTGGAGATCAAAGGGCAAGACTTTGGGGATTTGCTGGTGTACACGGGAGCCCTGTTTGTGCTGCTATCCCTGGCAGGCTGGGTCATATGGTACAGCGGCAACATTGAGGGTCTGACCTCCAAGAAGGAGCTGGGGGGAGGTGTCGGTGATGCTGTGGACCGCCTTGCCCGCTCCCTGAGCCGCAGAATACGACTCGCAAGGACTCAAAGCAGCCCGACCTaa